One Comamonas endophytica DNA window includes the following coding sequences:
- a CDS encoding pilus assembly protein PilM: MITVGSLFSRQPASLLGIDISSSSIKLVELGREASGTLVLERCCIEPLERGWIADGNIEKFDEVAEALRRLVKKSGTRSKNVAMALPSSAVITKRISLPGEMSEQELEVQVESEANQYIPFSLDEVSLDFCVIGPTANAPGDVDVLIAASRREKVQDRQGLAEAAGLIPVIVDIESHCARLAARRLIDKLPGQGQDALVALFEVGALTTSMQVLRNEEVLYERDQAFGGAQLTQLIARQYGFSQEEAEAKKRAAELPEDYPAVVLKPFVESMTQEVARALQFFFTSTPYNRVDHILLAGGSAPLPGLVEAVTQHTGFACNLVNPFDGMQIGSQVRLKKMVREAPSYLTACGLALRRFLQ; the protein is encoded by the coding sequence CCTGCTTCGTTGCTGGGCATTGACATCAGTTCCTCGAGCATCAAGTTGGTGGAGCTCGGCCGTGAAGCTTCCGGCACGCTGGTGCTCGAACGCTGCTGCATCGAGCCATTGGAGCGGGGCTGGATTGCAGACGGCAACATCGAGAAATTCGACGAGGTGGCCGAGGCCCTGCGCCGCCTGGTGAAGAAAAGCGGCACGCGCAGCAAGAACGTGGCGATGGCCTTGCCGTCCTCGGCCGTCATCACCAAGAGGATTTCCCTGCCTGGCGAGATGAGTGAACAGGAGCTCGAGGTCCAGGTCGAGTCAGAGGCCAACCAGTACATCCCCTTTTCGCTCGATGAAGTGAGCCTGGACTTCTGCGTGATCGGCCCGACGGCCAACGCGCCCGGCGACGTGGACGTGCTGATCGCCGCCTCGCGCCGCGAGAAGGTGCAGGACCGCCAGGGCCTGGCCGAGGCGGCGGGGCTGATCCCGGTCATCGTCGACATCGAATCCCACTGCGCGCGCCTGGCCGCGCGGCGGCTGATCGACAAGCTGCCCGGTCAGGGCCAGGACGCGCTGGTCGCGCTGTTCGAGGTCGGCGCGCTCACCACCAGCATGCAGGTGCTGCGCAACGAGGAGGTGCTGTACGAGCGCGACCAGGCCTTCGGCGGTGCCCAGCTGACGCAGCTGATCGCGCGCCAGTACGGCTTTTCCCAGGAGGAAGCCGAAGCCAAGAAGCGCGCCGCCGAACTGCCCGAGGACTATCCCGCCGTCGTGCTCAAGCCCTTCGTCGAGAGCATGACGCAGGAGGTGGCACGGGCGCTGCAGTTCTTCTTCACCAGCACGCCCTACAACCGGGTCGACCATATCCTGCTGGCCGGCGGCTCGGCGCCGCTGCCCGGGCTGGTCGAGGCCGTCACCCAGCACACCGGCTTCGCCTGCAACCTGGTGAATCCCTTCGACGGCATGCAGATCGGCAGCCAGGTGCGGCTCAAGAAGATGGTGCGCGAGGCACCCTCGTACCTGACCGCCTGCGGCCTGGCCCTGAGAAGGTTCCTGCAGTGA